A DNA window from Zingiber officinale cultivar Zhangliang chromosome 3A, Zo_v1.1, whole genome shotgun sequence contains the following coding sequences:
- the LOC122053738 gene encoding transcription factor bHLH150-like, which produces MIASSSSACRSKTEEAGRKAQPPTKWRATAQQRVYGRRLLDALRATAGGGARAVKAAADSALALTARGQSRWSRAILLGRRRNRNRRNLLQIKDKIRSDRGRTRPASAPRGTDRLRVLRRLVPGCRKLSAASVLEEAADYVAALEMQVKAMRALADAFSGAARAAATEAQRGA; this is translated from the coding sequence GCCGGCCGGAAAGCCCAACCGCCGACCAAGTGGCGGGCCACAGCGCAGCAACGGGTATACGGCCGCCGCCTCCTCGACGCCCTCCGCGCCACCGCCGGAGGCGGAGCGCGGGCCGTCAAGGCCGCTGCTGACTCTGCCCTGGCCCTCACCGCCCGCGGCCAGTCCCGCTGGAGTCGGGCCATCCTGCTTGGCCGCCGCCGCAACCGCAACCGCCGCAACCTCCTCCAAATCAAGGACAAGATCCGCAGCGACCGCGGGCGGACGAGGCCGGCGTCGGCGCCGAGGGGGACGGACCGGTTGCGGGTGCTCCGGAGGCTGGTGCCCGGATGCCGGAAGCTGTCGGCAGCCAGTGTCCTGGAGGAGGCAGCCGACTACGTGGCAGCGCTGGAGATGCAAGTGAAAGCCATGAGGGCGCTGGCTGATGCGTTCTCGGGGGCGGCGAGAGCGGCCGCGACCGAAGCGCAAAGAGGCGCCTGA